One genomic window of Gossypium hirsutum isolate 1008001.06 chromosome D11, Gossypium_hirsutum_v2.1, whole genome shotgun sequence includes the following:
- the LOC107912831 gene encoding uncharacterized protein isoform X1 — translation MCDDFYKKTSLKWDKEQLKNRYGVLRRQYVLVKSLPDRSEFSWNESTGVIIGTDEAWSDFTKGHPDAETIKASGCSIYKQLCTIFSEPMTNGKHDYSAELGGQVPSSLPSLEPLSRIQEESSSSSEEVEDVADDPDAVQLSAPGLISSRKRGRRGIDDAIAAAILEMAAASKLRTAAVKQRNARYSIPSCIKELDEIEGLEERVYFAAVELFNNPNAREIFLSLKGGKRLTWLHWKCVAPSNALE, via the exons atgtgtgatgacttctataAGAAAACTAGTTTGAAATGGGACAAGGAGCAATTAAAGAACCGATATGGGGTTTTGAGGAGGCAGTATGTTCTCGTGAAATCACTTCCTGATCGAAGCGAGTTCAGTTGGAATGAATCTACTGGGGTTATAATAGGTACAGATGAAGCTTGGTCTGATTTTACCAAG GGTCATCCAGATGCTGAAACCATAAAAGCCAGCGGCTGCTCAATTTACAAACAGCTTTGTACTATTTTCTCAGAGCCAATGACCAATGGGAAGCATGACTACTCTGCTGAACTTGGTGGACAAGTTCCTTCCTCACTTCCTTCTTTGGAACCATTGAGCAGAATTCAAGAAGAGTCCTCGTCCTCATCTGAGGAAGTAGAGGATGTGGCAGATGATCCAGATGCAGTTCAACTTTCTGCTCCTGGTTTGATTAGTAGTCGCAAAAGGGGACGCAGGGGAATTGATGATGCTATTGCTGCTGCAATATTGGAGATGGCAGCAGCTTCGAAGCTGAGAACAGCCGCTGTAAAACAACGTAATGCCAGATATAGTATACCTAGTTGTATAAAAGAATTGGATGAGATTGAAGGCCTTGAAGAGCGAGTCTACTTTGCTGCTGTGGAGTTATTCAACAATCCTAATGCTAGAGAAATATTCTTGTCTCTCAAAGGAGGTAAGCGCTTGACTTGGTTGCACTGGAAGTGCGTTGCTCCATCCAATGCACTAGAGTGA
- the LOC107912831 gene encoding uncharacterized protein isoform X2: protein MCDDFYKKTSLKWDKEQLKNRYGVLRRQYVLVKSLPDRSEFSWNESTGVIIGTDEAWSDFTKGHPDAETIKASGCSIYKQLCTIFSEPMTNGKHDYSAELGGQVPSSLPSLEPLSRIQEESSSSSEEVEDVADDPDAVQLSAPGLISSRKRGRRGIDDAIAAAILEMAAASKLRTAAVKQRNARYSIPSCIKELDEIEGLEERVYFAAVELFNNPNAREIFLSLKGGSFISGMEKGPLCVF, encoded by the exons atgtgtgatgacttctataAGAAAACTAGTTTGAAATGGGACAAGGAGCAATTAAAGAACCGATATGGGGTTTTGAGGAGGCAGTATGTTCTCGTGAAATCACTTCCTGATCGAAGCGAGTTCAGTTGGAATGAATCTACTGGGGTTATAATAGGTACAGATGAAGCTTGGTCTGATTTTACCAAG GGTCATCCAGATGCTGAAACCATAAAAGCCAGCGGCTGCTCAATTTACAAACAGCTTTGTACTATTTTCTCAGAGCCAATGACCAATGGGAAGCATGACTACTCTGCTGAACTTGGTGGACAAGTTCCTTCCTCACTTCCTTCTTTGGAACCATTGAGCAGAATTCAAGAAGAGTCCTCGTCCTCATCTGAGGAAGTAGAGGATGTGGCAGATGATCCAGATGCAGTTCAACTTTCTGCTCCTGGTTTGATTAGTAGTCGCAAAAGGGGACGCAGGGGAATTGATGATGCTATTGCTGCTGCAATATTGGAGATGGCAGCAGCTTCGAAGCTGAGAACAGCCGCTGTAAAACAACGTAATGCCAGATATAGTATACCTAGTTGTATAAAAGAATTGGATGAGATTGAAGGCCTTGAAGAGCGAGTCTACTTTGCTGCTGTGGAGTTATTCAACAATCCTAATGCTAGAGAAATATTCTTGTCTCTCAAAGGAG GATCCTTTATTTCAGGCATGGAAAAAGGGCCATTATGTGTTTTCTGA
- the LOC107912830 gene encoding protein POLLENLESS 3-LIKE 2 yields the protein MLQDVWNAPPGFRPCKSAPTSPAKPLGVLRTRSESFHAIHKVPVGDTPYVRAKNVQLVEKDPERAIPLFWAAINAGDRVDSALKDMAIVMKQQNRAEEAIEAIKSLRSRCSDQAQESLDNILLDLYKRCGRLDDQIALLKHKLYLIQQGLAFNGKRTKTARSQGKKFQVSVEQEATRLLGNLGWALMQQSNYIEAEDAYRRALSIAADNNKMCNLGICLMKQGRIGEAKETLRRVKPAVADGPRGVDSHLKAYERAQQMLQDLESEMMNKGGGDRVEQSRLFDSFLGSSSIWQPQPCKDPISLPKSNAVKPQDDFADENINSNVMVSQVVIPQPKPIALPFGNSLNIDAPPFYSSKLVKEVKAPVMNQLHETLKRTRSGNSANSMRVNEMGGDCTKLLSAEPEKPEIKTRRRLSLSTEEKGDKLVDLLPDSQDFEEAIIAAAVLGPANEAVTQRMFPKKTDKRLKVFQDITLSLSPRA from the exons ATGTTGCAAGATGTGTGGAACGCTCCTCCTGGATTCAGGCCTTGTAAATCGGCCCCCACTTCTCCGGCGAAGCCCCTCGGGGTTCTGAGAACTCGCTCCGAGTCCTTCCATGCCATCCACAAAGTCCCAGTCGGTGACACTCCTTATGTTAGAGCCAAGAACGTTCAA TTGGTGGAAAAAGATCCGGAGAGGGCGATTCCTTTATTTTGGGCAGCCATAAATGCAGGGGATAGAGTTGATAGTGCTTTGAAAGACATGGCCATTGTAATGAAGCAGCAAAATCGAGCAGAGGAAGCCATTGAAGCTATCAAGTCTCTGCGTAGTAGATGCTCAGATCAAGCGCAGGAGTCTCTTGATAACATTCTATTGGATCTCTACAAG AGATGTGGAAGGTTGGATGACCAAATAGCATTGTTGAAGCACAAATTGTATTTGATTCAACAAGGGCTGGCTTTCAATGGAAAGCGCACCAAGACAGCCCGATCTCAAGGAAAGAAATTTCAGGTCTCTGTCGAGCAAGAAGCCACACGGTTGCTG GGAAACTTGGGGTGGGCATTGATGCAGCAAAGCAACTATATCGAAGCAGAAGATGCTTATCGGCGGGCACTTTCGATTGCTGCCGATAATAACAAGATGTGTAACCTAGGTATTTGTTTGATGAAGCAAGGTAGAATTGGGGAGGCTAAAGAAACCTTGCGAAGAGTGAAACCAGCAGTGGCTGATGGACCAAGAGGGGTAGATTCCCATCTTAAGGCCTATGAGAGGGCACAGCAGATGCTCCAGGATCTTGAGTCGGAGATGATGAATAAAGGAGGAGGGGATAGGGTCGAACAAAGCCGGCTCTTTGACTCCTTCCTTGGTTCTTCATCAATTTGGCAACCTCAGCCTTGCAAGGACCCCATCAGCTTGCCAAAATCAAATGCAGTTAAACCCCAAGATGATTTTGCTGATGAGAACATCAATTCGAATGTAATGGTAAGCCAAGTGGTGATCCCTCAACCAAAACCAATTGCTCTTCCTTTCGGAAATTCTCTAAATATCGATGCACCGCCCTTCTACTCATCAAAGTTGGTGAAGGAGGTGAAAGCTCCAGTTATGAATCAATTGCATGAGACCCTTAAAAGAACACGGTCAGGAAACTCAGCTAACTCTATGAGAGTGAATGAAATGGGTGGAGACTGCACAAAGCTTTTATCTGCAGAACCAGAAAAACCGGAGATTAAGACTAGAAGAAGGCTCTCTCTTTCAACTGAAGAGAAAGGAGACAAATTGGTTGATTTATTACCAGACAGCCAAGACTTTGAAGAGGCTATCATTGCAGCAGCAGTTCTAGGCCCAGCAAATGAAGCAGTGACTCAAAGGATGTTTCCAAAGAAAACTGATAAGAGGCTTAAGGTCTTCCAAGATATTACTCTTTCTTTGAGTCCTAGAGCCTGA